TTCACCTAtattttgaggtttttttttattttttagagcAAGAAAAAGGCTTTGATTGCATCAGGTTTCATTTGACTGCAACTGTAGATCAAGAggttttgatttttcttttttgtttttttttcctctcccaaGTGATATTTTTCCAGCTTTTCTTAATCATATGTACAGCAGGCAGAAATGATAGCCTTCTGAAACCTGAAGGACCTCTTCAACAGTGTGTAAAAAATGTATGTTGCACCAGTCAGAttgttttgattgatttaaaaaaataataaagtttTCAAGAATTTCAAGAAGGCAGTGAACTGAAAGTGATCAAAAGCAAAAGCAAGGCATGTATATAAAGATTAAAATCAAGACAGCGATGTGGCAAAACAGGGCCTTGTGCTTTCATGCTCTATAAAACAGCATAAATACAGCGGTGGCACGCATCCTTGACAGAGATACAGCTACATCTGTCAAAGCCTGATGAGTCCTGATGTTCTCTCCAGTCAACCCATGAGCCAAACCGTGTCTGCACAGTGGAGAACTGAGACCAGTACCTTTCCAAATTGGCTTAGTTGACCAGAATAGCCCCAGTCCGTCTAGATCCAAATGAGACACGTGAAGAGAGCcatcatttttatttctgtacattagattttgatattttttttttcttttgcattttggttctcattatttatataaatgacTGGCTGGGCTAGTGTTTCTCAAGCAGCGTAGTGCAGACCAACACAGGCAGTGGCCCTGACTCGCGTTAATTGCTGATAATTTACTATTGTGCATTAAATTTAGGAGAAGTGGTTCTACTGTGTATGTAATGTTTCAGCTGAGAAATTGCCTGAAAGCATAAGATTCCCATGTCTGTTGctccttctttctttgtcttGGTACCATCTCAAGAGGGAAAAAACCATCAAAGACCAAATTGATTCCAAGGGGAGTGCATTTGTGTAGTTATTACAGCAGATGCCCAAAATTCAGTGCTTCAAATAATCTCGTGTGACATTGTATCTTTTCAtattaaatgcaaataaattacCCTGCTTGGCAGGGCATTTAATAAATCTGTGAATGAGTTGGCTGAAATGGTTGtggacagtactcgagttgaggggggatgaggggggacggcatcccccctgaaataaaaacggtccaaatcatcccccctgtaaaactgccatcccccctttccatcctttatgtcatttcatcaatgaatgtggtattactgctatttcaacatttagagtcatcaccagaaaaacaacaccagaaaaataacttatatgacaattttcacctgtttcaagtaaattttcacttgaaataagtagaaaaatctgccagtgggacaagatttatcttcttattacaagcaaaaacatcttgttccactggcagatttttctacttatttcaagtgaaaatctacttgaaacagatgaaattttttttttcaagtgatgagtcttgttttaagtgtaatgagattgtttttactaaaatgagacattttaactagaaataagacaaatattcttgttaagatttagagtttttgcagtgatccattttacttatcctgtgaaggacagaggtatattgataagttcagaaaactgttttttattgttgtgttatgatgtatttgatgtaagcccagtggatatttaaagcttacagaaggctgcatttaactgctgctatgtcattcctgcagtatttctgcaggtgttttggtcactgctattatttgtaatatattatattatttgtaatcagcacaaattatctgtccccatatgataaaatccaccatccccccctgattttattttacaactcgagtactggttgtggATGGGGGAGGAGGAAGTAATCCTGTCTCTCTGATGAAGGAAATGAAAACAATTCCACAGAATGCGCGTTTATCTTGGAATAGATCTTCCTTGGAAATTCACCCGGAGTCACGTGACTGCCTCTGAAGGTGTTTTAAGAGCCCGGCAAAGAAGCAGACAGACAACATTAATCCAGCAGAGACCAAGGGAGTGAAGGGATACCACAGCCTCAAAAAAGTAGGTATTGCGCTTTTATAATTCTAATGTCCATTGAGGTGATTTATTCCAGAGCATTTAAACCTAAGAAAGACTgattttcactttatttttgtgaataTTTAATACGTTTGTTTAACTTTTATGTTTCTTTCTCGTGCAGCCTGAATTCATCATGTGTCCTGAAGACTCACTGGAGTGCATCGTGTGCTGTCACGAGTTCTCACGCTGCGACCGGGTCCCGCGGATCCTCCACTGCGACCACACTTTCTGCGCTGTTTGCATCCAGAAAATGTGCAACCTGGAGGGAATCGTCAACACCGTGTCGTGCCCTCTGTGCCGCTGGATCACATGCATCAGATCCACCGGGACCGTGGCAGGGGTTCTGCCGGTCAACACGGAGATCTGGGACCAGATCCCGGCGAAGAGCAACGAGAGGAAGGAGGACTCCGGGGAAGCTTGGACAGACGCAAAGCCTGCGTTGGTCCAGTCAACACTGTAAGTTTATTCAAACTTTTTTGGTTGTTCTCTtcaccaggggcgtcaattgggtatggtaaggtatggcagccgccacaccttggcttcaagggaaaatgtaaatgtttgttttttaaatacatttatggaattgctctgtgtctatttgtattgattattctataacttaatacatatagaataactacaaatgcaaattagaacaacatgatcgatttcactagttattatacactgcaaaaactcaaaatcttaagaatatttgtcttatttctagttaaaatgtctaatttttagtcaaaaagaatctcattacatttaagacaagaatcaaaaacaactattttcacctgtttcaagtagattttcacttaaaataagtggaaaaatctgccagtggaacaagatttttttgcttgtaatgagaagataaatcttgtcccactggcagatttttctacttatttcaagtgaaaatttacttgaaacaggtgcaaATGgtgaaataacaagttatttttctggtgatgactcttgttttaagtgtaatgagattttttgactaaaaatgagacactttaactagaaataagacaaatattcctggtaagattttgagtttttgcagtgagcgagactgcatttgaaaaagttccaattttcttgaccactcagataagctacatagcagacttctgtgatgagtatttgctgtaCATGTTGATTGATattctagttaagttctgtgactcgtaaccttgccataccttagcttcgactgaattgacgccactgctcttcacattttaaatttttatttctcCTATAATGTAAGTATACTGTAGTGTATTTTGTCCCATATCATAAACACCctcctctgtttctgtttcagctCTCCATGGAAGAAGTCTGGTTTCGTGTCCACGCTGCAGAAACTCAGCTGCGTGGCTGTGCGCGAgtaaagcctggattatggttccgcgttaaatcgacggcgtaggctctgctttGGCGTAAAGCCGAAACCAAAAATCTGCCTTTAAACTGGTGACAGTCGGAGGAGCAGGTTTACGAACCAGCACAAGACTAAATCTGGAGGAACGAGCGCCTGGACTTCTGCTCTGTGGAGACTTTTTTGAAGTTGTGAACTTGACTGAAGCTGCTGGAGGCGCAGGTCTTACTTAAACTGTGAATGTACTTTTTATAAACAGAGCTGCAAAATATTTTTGTATCTTTGTTAAACTAAATGAAAGATTGAGATTATGAATCACTGTGTGTTTCAACACAGGTGATTACatttacatattatatattatataatatatttttttctactcTGTATCATAAACATAATGGACTCTGATCTAAATGTGTTAAAACAGTTAACTTTGTAGAGGAGGCTATGGTTTATTGTAAGGACTGTGAAGTTTTTTGTTAAAGATTTGTATTTAACAAACAACTCTGAATCTAATGTTTGGGATATGAGGAATAATATTCCAGTATTTGCTACATgtaaataaacagtaaaaaaaaaaaatcaagtgtCTCAATTGTCGAGTGTCTGAGGGGGCAACATGCATAGTTTtacatttaattgttttataagacttgcaaagaaaataaacaaactgtAATACTTTTAAAATGCTGATGTACAGGATAAAATCTTACATCTGTTGCAGATTAGTTTGCCTTATGTATAAAGCACactgactatatatatatatatatatatatatatatactgtacacacaAATAATTTAAGTTATGGAAATTTACCATGGTGGTTTATTCAAACTGTTCATATTCTTTGCATATTATGTCTGTTTTTTAAAGACTATTTTCCTCACATATTGAATATTttccatctatccattttctatacccactgtatcctttgcagggtcacaggggtctgctggagcttatcccagctAATTTAAGGCAAGAGGCAGAGGTTCACGCTGGACAGatcgccagtctatcgcagggccacatactgTATACAGACGGACAACCACAcgtacgggcaatttagaaccaTCAATAAACCTacctatgcatgtttttgtacctggagggaacccatgcaagcatggggagaacatgcaaactccacacagaaagaccccactGGGCccaggagttgaaccgggaacattctcgctgtgaggcaacagtgctaaccactaagccaccatgctgccctATTGATTATTTAATACTGACaaattttcattcatttaacttttttttgcaCCAACCCCATAATAAAATAAGTACATCTACTTTTGGTCAGGTTTCTAaatttttttcagaaattgaCTAAATTTCTGTATTCCATCTATCTCAGTATCTCATTTTAATGGACATATTTAAGCAGTGAATACAGACATTTTCTAACAAAGCAATTTCAGCTTGTTGAACTCATGTTCATCACCTCAGATATCCTATAAacgtttagtttttttatttgaagcaGCTCTCAGATGCCACATATACAGATAAATAACCAGACAGTCTACGGGCAATTCATCAGTTAACCTACTATGTATGTTTTtgaactgtgggaggaagctggagcacctggagggaacccacgcaagcacggggagaaaatgtaaactccacacagaaagacccccgccagGTCCAGGGGTCCAACCAGGAACCTTtctgctgtgaggcaacagtgctaaccactaagccaccgtgcacGTGTGCATTTAATACTGACACATGTTCATTcatttaacttttctttttttttaaacactctTAACCAACCCTATGATGCCAAAAGCATAATTTTTGATACATGAATTTCTGAGACACCTGCACCAACCCcataataaagtaaatacatCTACTTTTGGTTAGTTTTCTAAAATCTTTCTAAAACCTACAACACCATTATATATCTCATTTTAATGGACATATTTAAGCAGTGAACATTTTCTAACAAAGCAATTTCAGCTTGTTGAACTCATGTTCTTCACCTCAGATGTCCTGCTACCttcataaacatttttttttattatttgaagcAGCTTTCAGGTGACAAGAGCTCTATTCACAGTTGGTCACATTTaagttatatatattattattatatattatatataatattgataTTTACAAAGCATCACAGTGCAACAGATGATCTTATGGTTAGTATTCATCATTGGTTATGTACTGCAATTAAAATCGTTAAATGGCCTGTCAACAAACAAACCTTACCAACAACGACACACGTGAGTTTAACCTGAACATAAacaaaacagctttttattGTTCTAATCTTCCCTTCTGGCAGCTATTCAAGTTATAATTCCTGGGAACCGCACCACTAAACGGGGAATTGTATATTTGCAGATCTGAGTAATAAGGAATAAAAAGATTAATCATCACCTGAAGGAAAACATGCGTAATGTTTAtattcaggatttttttttagtttgaatttaattgtacgctgcttttcctttttatctAAACCTATTTTATGAATTTATACTTTTTGTGATCTCTAGATAAATTTGAAATACAATAAATTGGAACAATAAAAGGTTTCAGTAATTAAAAACTTATCCATAAAGAGTATTAAAGGAGAGCAACTTGTGTAAAACAGAATAATGAAACGAGGCGCAGACATTGTGGTTATTTTATTGGAAACAGTGATGTGGATTATTTGAGCTGAAACCTTTTCCCCTGAATTAGTTCTACCAAACAACCTCTTAACTATAGCTACTATGTTAAGATGAAATACAGTtaaatttttgttgtttttttatttatttattttgaacatgtataaaatgttcaaatattcagacaaaaaataaaataaaagacacaCCCTGGTGCAAAAAACAGcaaaagggattaataaaaagCTTTCAAGACCCAATATAAACCATCCACATTCagctctttcaaaataaagatggTGAAGAGGGAAAACCTGCTTAACAGCCACACTTGTTGTTAACAGTGACCGCAGTTTTCCACACTGATGAAATCTGAAAGTAGAAACAATTTGTTTTTGGTAGGAACGAGGATGTGACTAATTTGTAAGGAGTCTGAACAGGTAAGATGACATGAGAGAAATGTTTTCTCAGACACTGGATGCCTCCTTTTTCGCAAGCATTTCATAAGTGCCATAAGAGGGAAAACCTGCTTAACAGCCACACTTGATATAGGTCAAGTCTGTCTCTTGGTTTCACTATGCGACCTGACTTAGTGGTGGTACAGAACAGGGGTTCTTTGGGGCCTGTTTGACCCACAGTATCCTGCTGCACAGTTATTGGCTCAGCATTATCAGGCTCAGGGTCAAAAGTTGGTGCTTCTTGATCTGTGTTCTCAGTGCGGATGTTGTATGACCTCTGTATACCAGCCGAATCCATAACTGTTCCATTTTCCACTTGGCAGCTGGAAACGGATTGTGGCTCCTGCTGGCAGATCAGGCCGTGGCTTTGCGGTCCTGTTGTAGTACAGTTCTGTCGTTTCTGGCAGGTTTCTCTCCTGCTGCGAACTGTGCTGTGGCAGACGATCTCTGGATCAAGTTGTTTCTCTGTGGTCGGGAGGATTGAACGCAGAGTAGACGCCTGCTCATCAACAGTTGCGTTGTCAAGAAGTATCTTGAACTTTTCTTGAACTATAAAGCACTATTCATCCTATACAACGCACTGGTTTTACCGTATTTAAATTACTGTTCGGAGGTCTGGGGGAACACATACAGAAGCTCACTCCAACCCTTGTGcatactgcagaaaagagcaATGAGAATTACACACAACGCAGGTTACCAGGATCACACTAATCAATTATTTCTACAATCCAAATCACTAAAATTTCTGGATCTTGTCAGTTTCAATACAGCGCaactaatgttcaaagcaaagaaTAATTCATTACCGGGACATATACAGGGGATATTTTGTGAAAGAGAGAGGGGCTACAACCTCAGGGGtcagtttaattttaaagttctcaacagacgcacaacactgaagagcttctgtaTGTCGACCTATGGAGTGAAACTGCGGAACAGCCTGAGCATGGAGCTAAAAAAAGCTACTTATTTTATTATGGGGTTGgtgcaaataaaatgaatgaacaTTTTTCAGTATTAAATAATCAATagggtggcttagtggttagcgctgttgcctcacagcgagaaggttcccggttcaactcctggGCCCAGTGGggtgtttctgtgtggagtttgcatgttctccccatgcttgCATGGGTTCCCTCCAGGTTGATCATTTGCATGTGTtgcctttatttaatttattgttgATTACCTATGTGTGGATTCGTCCTTTGTCCATATCAAGGATATAAGGAATTGAACTCTAATTTATGAGTAAGTCTTTTTAGCAGAAATGTGTGAattttttataaaaatacaACCTTGTATGAACTTTAAAATTTAGCCATCCTGAAACTAAGAGGcgcctttgtttttttctggttttcttTTTATCACTAGATATGTATGACGGCCAGTTGGCCTGATGTTGCCTTTTCTAGTTATAAGATGTTTGGATATCTGGATacatgtattttgtattttattttacaccAGGTGTtttgaattgatttttttcttttctatagcATGTGACCCCTGGGGAGGGCTTAAAATGGGGCGTCTTCTGTATCTACATCCAATCTCCgccctaaaccctcaagccctgaaccctcacagacttaagtgacgtcagctggaagtgatcaagtgtgagagagtgtgagggctccaaatggtagaaataa
This genomic window from Cololabis saira isolate AMF1-May2022 chromosome 8, fColSai1.1, whole genome shotgun sequence contains:
- the LOC133449478 gene encoding E3 ubiquitin-protein ligase rnf152-like, with amino-acid sequence MCPEDSLECIVCCHEFSRCDRVPRILHCDHTFCAVCIQKMCNLEGIVNTVSCPLCRWITCIRSTGTVAGVLPVNTEIWDQIPAKSNERKEDSGEAWTDAKPALVQSTLSPWKKSGFVSTLQKLSCVAVRE